A window of the Alnus glutinosa chromosome 4, dhAlnGlut1.1, whole genome shotgun sequence genome harbors these coding sequences:
- the LOC133865605 gene encoding uncharacterized protein LOC133865605 — protein MVLDLGTKYDVLSKTVVEKQSGKEPLVNLFQNTDSMFTEEVANMALPEKFKVPDIPIFTGSEDPMEHLMTFRSHTSLHKTLDAVACRAFPLTLSGKARDWLRNLLLRSIDNFDNLGQKFLMQFMSGREKLETESTPDDFIYSAIFQGLKKDGPFMVELALKLPKDLHAFMIKVDRYINQEETLRAFLGPPERQSEPSSSEKPSKKKNSEMVQDNNDLDYKKVRKNFGDYKWTPLNATLTEVMMCISLRQLIEKFNENGKLVRFLVSERNHLDRARAPRPREEERRHRRDYAPRREERSEREREPTHRPREEERCERSWSRARENDNLPIIHTISGGFRRGGESSSARKVYARKLDDFEVYSVQKPPKARRCDPMVVGFSDKDYAGVSLPHTDALDRVVPVVCHLLGFAGKKVSPLGFIELPITAGTYPRQKVIMVKFLVVDRPSAYNVIFERTALNELKAVTSTPHLSIKFPTTEGIEVVKGDQREARRCYNLSLKNPLETHNLGEKTKEEGR, from the exons ATGGTCCTTGATTTGGGTACGAAGTATGACGTACTGTCAAAAACCGTGGTAGAGAAGCAGAGTGGAAAAGAGCCTCTAGTTAATCTCTTTCAAAACACCGACTCCATGTTTACGGAAGAGGTGGCTAACATGGCTTTACCCGAGAAGTTTAAGGTTCCAGATATTCCCATCTTCACAGGCAGTGAGGACCCAATGGAGCACTTGATGACCTTTCGGTCTCATACGTCTTTGCACAAGACCCTCGATGCAGTAGCGTGCCGAGCCTTTCCACTCACTCTATCAGGgaaggcccgagactggctcaggaatctgtTACTGAGGTCTATTGATAATTTTGATAACCTTGGACAGAAGTTCTTGATGCAGTTTATGTCAGGAAGG GAGAAATTGGAAACTGAGAGTACACCTGATGATTTCATCTACAGTGCAATTTTCCAGGGGCTGAAGAAGGATGGCCCCTTCATGGTAGAATTGGCATTGAAACTGCCAAAGGATCTACACGCCTTTATGATCAAGGTTGataggtacatcaaccaggaggAGACACTTCGGGCCTTCTTAGGCCCCCCTGAGAGGCAGTCAGAACCTTCTTCTTCCGAGAAGCCGAGCAAGAAGAAGAATTCTGAGATGGTGCAGGATAACAACGACTTGGATTATAAGAAGGTGAGGAAGAATTTCGGGGACTACAAGTGGACCCCTCTAAATGCCACTCTCACAGAAGTTATGATG TGCATATCACTAAGACAACTGATCGAGAAATTCAACGAGAACGGTAAGTTGGTCCGGTTTCTTGTTAGTGAAAGAAACCATCTGGATCGAGCTCGGGCCCCGAGGccgagagaagaagaaaggcgGCATAGGAGGGACTATGCCCCGAGACGAGAAGAAAGGTCAGAAAGGGAAAGGGAGCCCACTCATAGGCCTCGGGAAGAAGAGAGGTGTGAAAGAAGTTGGAGTAGGGCCCGAGAGAATGACAACCTCCCTATAATCCATACCATCTCGGGTGGATTCAGAAGAGGAGGAGAGTCTAGTTCGGCTCGGAAGGTATATGCCAGAAAGCTGGATGACTTTGAGGTGTATTCGGTGCAGAAGCCTCCAAAAGCCCGAAGGTGTGATCCTATGGTTGTAGGATTTTCGGACAAAGATTATGCCGGAGTTTCACTCCCGCATACCGACGCCCTT GATAGGGTGGTCCCGGTTGTATGCCATTTGTTGGGCTTTGCTGGCAAGAAGGTTTCGCCTCTCGGTTTTATCGAGCTTCCAATCACCGCAGGGACTTACCCGAGGCAGAAGGTCATCATGGTGAAGTTCCTAGTAGTAGATAGACCCTCGGCGTATAACGTCATTTTTGAGAGAACTGCTCTTAATGAGCTGAAGGCCGTCACATCAACTCCGCATCTAAGTATAAAATTTCCAACCACTGAAGGGATTGAAGTTGTGAAAGGAGACCAAAGGGAGGCTAGAAGATGCTACAACCTCTCCTTGAAGAATCCCCTCGAGACTCATAATCTCGGGGAGAAAACTAAAGAAGAGGGAAGATAA